The window TTTCCACTTCTGGGGAATAATTCATATCGGTACTCCTTTCGGTTTCAGTATCTTTTGGTTTTATTACCGTAATAACCAATATACAGTTTTATTATAGAATATTTTCTGTTTTTTAGCAATAGGATACTGATCAATAATTAAAAATTTAACAGGTGTTTTTGAATACATCGGCCATTGTTTAAGCACCGCTCCTGCACCCCTGTGCGTAAAAACCGTCATCCTATTGTTCACGAATTATTCTTTCTTTTTAGAGTATCCTATGATATACTATTTTAGTATGTTGACTATAATTTTTTAATTAATTATTACATTTTGAGGTGACATAAATGGGCAATATTTTATCCGCATTTTTCGGCAATTACAGCAGGCGTGAACTCAAGCGCATTCAGCCTCTGTGCGACTCCGTGCTCGCTTTGGAGGACAAGTATAAAAAGATGTCCGATGAAGAGCTCACCGCCCAGACGCCCGCATTGAAAGAGCGCCTTGCGAACGGCGAAACCTTGGATGACATTCTGACGGACGCATTCGCGGTCTGCCGTGAAGCTTCGGACCGTGTTTTGGGAATGCGCCACTTTCCGGTGCAGATCATCGGCGGAATCGTGCTGCATCAGGGCCGTATCAGTGAAATGAAAACCGGCGAAGGAAAAACCCTTGTTGCCACACTGCCGGCTTACTTAAATGCGCTTTCCGGCAAAGGTGTCCACGTTGTTACCGTCAATGACTACCTTGCGCGCCGCGACTCCGAATGGATGGGAAAGGTTTACCGTTTTCTCGGTCTGAGCGTCGGTTTGATTGTGCACGACCTTGAAAATGATGTGCGCAAAGCAGCGTATAACGCCGATATCACCTATGGTACGAACAACGAATTCGGTTTTGACTATCTGCGCGACAACATGGTGATTTATAAAGAAAACAAGGTGCAGCGCGGCCACAACTACGCCATTGTCGATGAGGTGGACTCCATCCTCATTGATGAAGCGAGAACCCCGCTGATTATTTCTGGTCAGGGCGAAAAGTCTACAGAGCTGTACAACGTGGCCGACCATTTTGCGCAGACCCTGAAAATGGTCAAGGTCGCGGAACTGAACGACAAAGAGGACAACGACGAACTTTATAAGGACGCCGATTATATTGTCGATGAAAAGGCGAAAACCTCAACACTGACCCAGTCCGGCGTTAAGAAAGCCGAGGCCTATTTTAAAATCGACAATCTGACAGATGCCGACAACATTGAAATTCAGCATCATGTCAATCAGGCAATCAAGGCGCGCGGCGTCATGCAGAAGGATATTGAATACGTGGTCAAGGACGGCGAAGTCATTATTGTAGACGAATTTACCGGTCGTCTGATGTACGGCCGCCGTTACAACGAGGGACTTCATCAGGCAATCGAAGCAAAGGAAGGCGTAAAAGTTGCGCATGAAAGCAAAACGCTTGCCACCATAACATTCCAGAATTTCTTTAGATTATACGATAAGCTTTCCGGTATGACCGGAACCGCCATGACGGAAGAGGAGGAGTTCCGTGAGATTTACAAGCTGGATGTTGTTGAGGTTCCCACCAACCAGCCGATGATCCGCCAGGATTTTCCGGACATTGTTTATAAGACGGAAAAAGCAAAGTTTAATGCCGTGATTGACGATGTCATCGAACATCATGAAAAAGGACAGCCTGTTCTGGTCGGCACCATTTCCATTGAAAAGTCCGAGGAACTGAGCGGTCTGCTTCACCGCCGCGGAATTAAGCATGAAGTGTTAAATGCGAAATACCATGACAAGGAAGCGGAGATTGTTGCGCAGGCAGGTCACAAAGGTGCTGTCACAATTGCTACCAATATGGCAGGACGCGGCACCGACATTGTGCTCGGCGGCAACAGCGAGTATATGGCGAAATCCGAAATGCGCCGCATGCAGTTTACAGAAGAACTGATCGGTGAATCCACCGCATACTCCGACACAACCGATGAGGAAATATTGAACGCCCGCAAAACCTTTGAGGAATTGAATGAAAAATATAAAGCGCAGATAAAGATAGAAGCTGAAGAGGTAAAAGCCGCCGGCGGACTTTACATTATCGGCACGGAGCGCCACGAATCCCGCCGTATCGACAACCAGCTGCGCGGCCGTTCCGGACGTCAGGGCGACCCCGGTATGAGCCGGTTCTACATTTCGCTGGAGGACGATTTAATGCGTCTGTTCGGCGGCGAACGCATCAACAATCTGATGGAACGCCTGAATGTGGATGAAAACACCCCGATTGAAAACAAAATGCTCAGCAACACCATTGAAGGCGCCCAGCGCAAGATAGAAGGCCGCAACTTCGGAATCCGCAAAAATGTTCTTCAGTTCGACGACGTTATGAGCCGTCAGCGTGAAATCATCTACGGGCAGCGCGATCAGGTGCTAAACGGCGAAAATATTAAAGATCAGATCATGAACATGATCGAGCAGGCAATCGAATCCCAGGTTCACCAATACATGCCGGAAACGGCGCTGCACGACGACTGGAACTTCCAAGGTCTGCGCGACCACTACATGGGATGGCTGCTGACCCCCGAGGATTTGGTTTACACCAGGGAAGAAGTTGAAAAACTGGAGCCTGATTATGTAAAAGATCAGTTAATTGAAAAAGCAAAGAAATTATACGAAAAGCGTGAAGCAGGCTTCGGCGAAGAGATTGCCCGCGAGCTTGAACGCGTTATCCTTCTGAAAAATGTCGACTCCGAGTGGATGGATCATATTGACGCCATGGAGGAACTG of the uncultured Caproiciproducens sp. genome contains:
- the secA gene encoding preprotein translocase subunit SecA, translating into MGNILSAFFGNYSRRELKRIQPLCDSVLALEDKYKKMSDEELTAQTPALKERLANGETLDDILTDAFAVCREASDRVLGMRHFPVQIIGGIVLHQGRISEMKTGEGKTLVATLPAYLNALSGKGVHVVTVNDYLARRDSEWMGKVYRFLGLSVGLIVHDLENDVRKAAYNADITYGTNNEFGFDYLRDNMVIYKENKVQRGHNYAIVDEVDSILIDEARTPLIISGQGEKSTELYNVADHFAQTLKMVKVAELNDKEDNDELYKDADYIVDEKAKTSTLTQSGVKKAEAYFKIDNLTDADNIEIQHHVNQAIKARGVMQKDIEYVVKDGEVIIVDEFTGRLMYGRRYNEGLHQAIEAKEGVKVAHESKTLATITFQNFFRLYDKLSGMTGTAMTEEEEFREIYKLDVVEVPTNQPMIRQDFPDIVYKTEKAKFNAVIDDVIEHHEKGQPVLVGTISIEKSEELSGLLHRRGIKHEVLNAKYHDKEAEIVAQAGHKGAVTIATNMAGRGTDIVLGGNSEYMAKSEMRRMQFTEELIGESTAYSDTTDEEILNARKTFEELNEKYKAQIKIEAEEVKAAGGLYIIGTERHESRRIDNQLRGRSGRQGDPGMSRFYISLEDDLMRLFGGERINNLMERLNVDENTPIENKMLSNTIEGAQRKIEGRNFGIRKNVLQFDDVMSRQREIIYGQRDQVLNGENIKDQIMNMIEQAIESQVHQYMPETALHDDWNFQGLRDHYMGWLLTPEDLVYTREEVEKLEPDYVKDQLIEKAKKLYEKREAGFGEEIARELERVILLKNVDSEWMDHIDAMEELQKGIRLRAYGQHDPVVEYRLEGFDMFDAMIATIRENTARMMLTVQLRSSEEPKREQVATPTSSSADGTDVNRTVRKGKKPGRNDPCPCGSGKKYKKCCGKDE